One Streptomyces coeruleorubidus DNA segment encodes these proteins:
- the tdh gene encoding L-threonine 3-dehydrogenase gives MKALVKQKAEPGLWLADVPEPAVGPGDVLIKVLRTGICGTDLHIRSWDGWAQQAIRTPLVVGHEFVGEVVETGRDVTDIGIGDRVSGEGHLVCGKCRNCLAGRRHLCRATIGLGVGRDGAFAEYVVLPAANVWVHRVPVDLDVAAIFDPFGNAVHTALSFPLVGEDVLITGAGPIGLMAAAVARHAGARNVMITDVSEERLELARKIGVSLALNVAGANVADGQRTLGLREGFDIGLEMSGRPEAMRDMIANMTHGGRIAMLGLPAQEFPVDWARIVTSMITVKGIYGREMFETWYAMSVLLEGGLDLAPVITGRYGFRDFEAAFADAASGRGGKVILDWTA, from the coding sequence GTGAAGGCGCTGGTCAAACAGAAGGCGGAGCCCGGCCTGTGGCTCGCGGACGTCCCGGAGCCAGCCGTCGGGCCCGGTGACGTACTGATCAAGGTGCTGCGCACCGGTATCTGCGGCACCGACCTGCACATCAGGTCCTGGGACGGCTGGGCGCAGCAGGCGATCCGCACCCCGCTCGTGGTCGGGCACGAGTTCGTCGGCGAGGTCGTGGAGACCGGACGGGACGTCACCGACATCGGCATCGGTGACCGGGTGAGCGGCGAGGGCCACCTGGTGTGCGGCAAGTGCCGCAACTGCCTGGCCGGCCGCCGTCACCTGTGCCGCGCCACCATAGGTCTGGGGGTGGGCCGGGACGGGGCGTTCGCCGAGTACGTCGTCCTGCCCGCCGCCAACGTCTGGGTGCACCGGGTGCCCGTCGACCTCGACGTCGCCGCGATCTTCGACCCGTTCGGCAACGCCGTGCACACCGCGCTGTCGTTCCCGCTCGTCGGCGAGGACGTGCTGATCACCGGCGCGGGCCCGATCGGCCTGATGGCCGCCGCCGTGGCCCGGCACGCCGGAGCCCGCAACGTCATGATCACCGACGTCAGCGAGGAGCGGCTGGAACTGGCCCGCAAGATCGGTGTCAGCCTCGCGCTCAATGTCGCGGGTGCCAACGTCGCCGACGGGCAGCGCACGCTCGGCCTGCGCGAGGGCTTCGACATCGGACTGGAGATGTCCGGCCGCCCCGAGGCGATGCGGGACATGATCGCCAACATGACGCACGGCGGCCGGATCGCGATGCTCGGCCTGCCCGCGCAGGAGTTCCCCGTCGACTGGGCCCGGATCGTCACCTCGATGATCACCGTCAAGGGCATCTACGGCCGCGAGATGTTCGAGACCTGGTACGCGATGTCCGTGCTGCTGGAAGGCGGCCTCGACCTCGCGCCCGTGATCACCGGCCGGTACGGCTTCCGCGACTTCGAGGCGGCGTTCGCCGATGCGGCGAGCGGCCGCGGCGGCAAGGTCATCCTCGACTGGACCGCGTAA
- a CDS encoding GTP-binding protein — MDYDDSSDYADGSGHGGDPFPTALKILVAGGFGVGKTTFVGAVSEIAPLSTEELLTTVSAATDNLDGIENKVETTVAMDFGRITLDPKHVLYLFGTPGQERFWFMWDELCEGALGGVILADTRRLQECFAAVDFFEQRGLGFIIAVNEFDGAYRYDPEEVRVALDLSEEIPVVCCDARISSSGVQTLLTLVRHLIAHTSAPTTGYGAHM; from the coding sequence ATGGACTACGACGACAGCTCTGACTACGCCGACGGTTCCGGCCACGGCGGCGACCCGTTCCCCACCGCCCTCAAGATCCTCGTGGCGGGCGGGTTCGGCGTGGGCAAGACGACCTTCGTCGGCGCGGTCAGTGAGATCGCGCCGCTCAGCACGGAGGAGCTGCTCACCACCGTCAGCGCCGCGACCGACAACCTCGACGGCATCGAGAACAAGGTCGAGACGACCGTGGCCATGGACTTCGGCCGCATCACGCTCGACCCGAAACACGTGCTGTACCTGTTCGGCACCCCCGGCCAGGAACGGTTCTGGTTCATGTGGGACGAGTTGTGCGAGGGCGCGCTCGGGGGGGTCATCCTCGCCGACACCCGCCGCCTCCAGGAGTGTTTCGCGGCCGTCGACTTCTTCGAACAGCGCGGCCTCGGCTTCATCATCGCCGTCAACGAGTTCGACGGCGCCTACCGTTACGACCCGGAGGAAGTGCGCGTGGCCCTCGACCTCTCCGAGGAGATCCCCGTCGTGTGCTGCGACGCCCGGATCTCCAGCTCCGGGGTCCAGACCCTGCTGACCCTCGTGCGCCACCTCATCGCCCATACGTCGGCCCCCACCACGGGGTATGGCGCCCACATGTGA
- a CDS encoding LysR family transcriptional regulator, which yields MIEARRLHILRAVADHRTVTAAAAALYLTPSAVSQQLAALEQETGHRLVERGAKGVRLTPAGEILLSHTNAVLAQLERAEAELAAYGSGAAGTVTVASFATGIALVVAPAVARLAESAPGIRIRVQDAEGDASLPMVLDRQVDVAVAVEYRGAPPADDPRLTHVPLYAEPFDAVVPVTHRLAGAAEVPLAELAKDAWIGPYPGNPCHDVVVLACENAGFQPRMEHSSDDFRAVVALSSADAGVALVPRSALRGMDLAGVVVRPVDGTAPTRRVFAAVRRGAEEHPLIRPVLDALGAAAQV from the coding sequence ATGATCGAGGCGCGGCGGCTCCACATCCTCCGTGCGGTGGCAGACCACCGCACGGTGACGGCGGCTGCCGCCGCGCTGTACCTGACCCCGTCGGCCGTGTCCCAGCAACTCGCCGCGCTGGAGCAGGAGACCGGGCACCGGCTCGTCGAGCGCGGCGCCAAGGGCGTACGCCTCACCCCGGCCGGCGAGATCCTGCTCAGCCACACCAACGCGGTCCTCGCCCAACTGGAGCGGGCCGAGGCCGAGCTGGCCGCCTACGGCTCGGGAGCGGCCGGCACCGTCACGGTCGCCTCCTTCGCGACCGGCATCGCCCTGGTCGTGGCGCCCGCGGTGGCCCGCCTCGCCGAGTCGGCGCCCGGGATCCGCATCCGAGTCCAGGACGCCGAGGGCGACGCCAGCCTGCCGATGGTGCTGGACCGGCAGGTCGATGTCGCCGTCGCCGTCGAGTACCGGGGCGCCCCGCCCGCCGACGACCCGCGACTGACCCACGTGCCGCTGTACGCCGAGCCCTTCGACGCGGTCGTGCCGGTCACGCACCGTCTGGCCGGCGCGGCGGAGGTCCCGCTCGCCGAACTGGCCAAGGACGCGTGGATCGGCCCGTACCCCGGCAACCCCTGTCACGACGTGGTGGTCCTGGCCTGCGAGAACGCCGGCTTCCAGCCTCGCATGGAGCACTCCTCGGACGACTTCCGCGCGGTCGTCGCCCTGTCCTCCGCCGACGCGGGCGTCGCCCTCGTGCCGCGCTCGGCGCTGCGCGGCATGGACCTCGCCGGGGTGGTCGTCCGCCCCGTCGACGGCACGGCGCCCACCCGGCGGGTCTTCGCCGCCGTACGCCGGGGAGCCGAGGAGCATCCCCTGATCCGTCCGGTGCTGGACGCGCTCGGAGCGGCGGCCCAGGTGTGA
- a CDS encoding DUF742 domain-containing protein, whose product MAAAGDGPWLDDAAGRLVRPFTVSNGRTRPTVALDLMSQVMATGATPLGYLGPEHAQALERCSVPVAVAEVAAHLKLPVAVTKVLLADLVDCAALTTKPPAFHHNPTDRALLEAVLDGLRRQL is encoded by the coding sequence GTGGCGGCGGCCGGTGACGGGCCCTGGCTCGACGACGCGGCCGGGCGGCTGGTGCGCCCGTTCACGGTCAGCAACGGCCGCACCCGTCCCACCGTCGCGCTCGACCTGATGTCGCAGGTGATGGCCACCGGGGCGACCCCCCTCGGCTACCTCGGCCCCGAGCACGCGCAGGCACTCGAGCGGTGCAGTGTGCCCGTCGCCGTCGCGGAGGTCGCCGCCCATCTGAAGCTGCCGGTGGCCGTCACCAAGGTGCTGCTGGCGGACCTCGTCGACTGCGCGGCGCTCACCACCAAGCCCCCCGCGTTCCACCACAACCCGACGGACCGGGCCCTTCTGGAGGCAGTGCTCGATGGACTACGACGACAGCTCTGA
- a CDS encoding roadblock/LC7 domain-containing protein, which translates to MASDAPTAHVSDLDWLMSGLVQRVPHTSAAVLLSCDGLVKSVHGLDPDSADHMAALASGLYSLGRSAGVRFGDGGDVRQVVVELASTLLFVTTAGSGTCLAVLAGREADAAVLGYEMAMLVKSVRPYLVTAPRQQSVESPAMRS; encoded by the coding sequence ATGGCGAGCGATGCGCCGACCGCCCATGTTTCCGATCTCGACTGGCTGATGAGCGGCCTCGTGCAGCGCGTACCGCACACGTCGGCCGCGGTGCTCCTGTCCTGCGACGGGCTCGTGAAGTCCGTGCACGGCCTCGACCCGGACAGCGCCGACCACATGGCCGCCCTGGCCTCGGGCCTGTACTCCCTCGGTCGCAGCGCCGGCGTGCGCTTCGGCGACGGCGGCGACGTCCGGCAGGTCGTGGTCGAACTCGCCTCGACCCTGCTGTTCGTCACTACCGCCGGCTCCGGCACCTGTCTCGCCGTGCTCGCCGGTCGCGAGGCCGACGCGGCCGTCCTCGGCTACGAGATGGCGATGCTGGTCAAGAGCGTCCGCCCGTACCTGGTCACCGCTCCCCGCCAGCAGTCCGTCGAATCCCCGGCGATGAGGTCTTGA
- a CDS encoding MmcQ/YjbR family DNA-binding protein, whose translation MPDAEHVRRIALSLPDTTEKIAWSMPTFRVAGKMFATLPEDETSIAVRCPKEERDELVLAEPGKFWIADHEAQFAWVRARLDALEDEGELRDILADSWRQAAPTRLLEAHPRLGLAAGA comes from the coding sequence ATGCCGGATGCCGAACACGTACGACGTATCGCTCTGTCCCTGCCGGACACGACGGAGAAGATCGCCTGGAGCATGCCCACGTTCCGGGTCGCGGGAAAGATGTTCGCCACGCTGCCGGAGGACGAGACATCCATCGCCGTGCGCTGCCCCAAGGAGGAGCGGGACGAACTGGTGCTCGCCGAGCCGGGGAAGTTCTGGATCGCCGACCACGAGGCGCAGTTCGCCTGGGTGCGGGCCCGGCTCGACGCGCTGGAGGACGAGGGCGAGCTGCGGGACATCCTGGCCGACTCCTGGCGCCAGGCCGCCCCGACCCGGCTCCTGGAGGCACACCCCCGGCTGGGCCTCGCGGCGGGGGCGTGA
- a CDS encoding glycine C-acetyltransferase — protein MFDSVRDDLRATLDEIRAAGLHKPERVIGTPQSATVSVTAGGRPGEVLNFCANNYLGLADHPEVVAAAHEALDRWGYGMASVRFICGTQEVHKELEARLSAFLGQEDTILYSSCFDANGGVFETLLGPQDAVISDALNHASIIDGIRLSKARRLRYANRDLAELEARLKEASDARRRLIVTDGVFSMDGYVAPLREICDLADRYDAMVMVDDSHAVGFVGPGGRGTPELHGVMDRVDIITGTLGKALGGASGGYVAARAEIVALLRQRSRPYLFSNTLAPVIAAASLKVLDLLESADDLRVRLAENTALFRSRMTEEGFDVLPGDHPIAPVMIGDAAVAGRMAELLLERGVYVIGFSYPVVPQDQARIRVQLSAAHSTQDVNRAVDAFVAARAELAG, from the coding sequence ATGTTCGATTCCGTGCGCGACGACCTACGCGCCACCCTCGACGAGATCCGCGCCGCCGGCCTGCACAAGCCCGAGCGCGTGATCGGCACCCCGCAGTCCGCCACCGTGAGCGTCACCGCGGGCGGCCGCCCCGGCGAGGTCCTCAACTTCTGCGCCAACAACTACCTCGGCCTCGCCGACCACCCCGAGGTCGTCGCCGCCGCCCACGAGGCCCTGGACCGCTGGGGCTACGGCATGGCCTCCGTCCGCTTCATCTGCGGCACCCAGGAGGTGCACAAGGAACTGGAGGCACGGCTGTCGGCGTTCCTCGGCCAGGAGGACACGATCCTGTACTCCTCCTGCTTCGACGCCAACGGCGGCGTGTTCGAGACGCTGCTCGGACCTCAGGACGCGGTGATCTCCGACGCGCTGAACCACGCGTCGATCATCGACGGCATCCGGCTGTCCAAGGCCCGCCGCCTGCGGTACGCCAACCGCGATCTGGCCGAGCTGGAGGCCCGGCTGAAGGAGGCCTCCGACGCGCGTCGCCGGCTGATCGTCACCGACGGCGTCTTCTCCATGGACGGCTACGTCGCCCCGCTGCGCGAGATCTGCGACCTCGCCGACCGCTACGACGCGATGGTCATGGTCGACGACTCGCACGCCGTCGGCTTCGTCGGCCCCGGCGGCCGCGGCACGCCCGAGCTGCACGGCGTCATGGACCGGGTCGACATCATCACCGGCACCCTCGGCAAGGCGCTCGGCGGAGCCTCGGGCGGTTACGTCGCGGCCCGCGCCGAGATCGTCGCCCTGCTGCGCCAGCGCTCCCGGCCCTACCTCTTCTCGAACACGCTCGCCCCGGTGATCGCGGCGGCCTCCCTGAAGGTGCTCGACCTGCTGGAGTCGGCGGACGACCTGCGCGTCCGGCTCGCCGAGAACACGGCCCTGTTCCGCAGCCGGATGACCGAGGAGGGCTTCGACGTCCTGCCCGGTGACCACCCCATCGCCCCGGTGATGATCGGGGACGCGGCGGTCGCCGGGCGCATGGCGGAGCTGCTGCTGGAGCGCGGCGTGTACGTGATCGGCTTCTCGTACCCGGTCGTGCCGCAGGACCAGGCCCGGATCCGCGTCCAGCTGTCGGCCGCGCACTCGACGCAGGACGTCAACCGCGCGGTCGACGCCTTCGTGGCGGCACGGGCGGAGCTGGCCGGCTGA
- a CDS encoding GNAT family N-acetyltransferase, whose product MIRLDDTQLLRSAAALADLLTDTVNGGASVGFLAPLDRAEALAWWEERAVDVAAGRLAVWAAHDGERVLGTVSLAFPGKPNSRHRAELVKLMVHRDARGRGLGRRLLATAEGAATEAGVTLLHLDTETGSPAEQLYRSAGWTAIGAIPDYAASPGGELRPTTIYYKHVPATTLTR is encoded by the coding sequence GTGATCCGTCTGGACGACACTCAACTGCTCCGGAGCGCCGCGGCGTTGGCGGATCTGTTGACCGACACCGTGAACGGCGGTGCCTCGGTCGGCTTCCTCGCCCCGCTCGACCGCGCGGAGGCGCTCGCCTGGTGGGAGGAACGGGCCGTCGATGTGGCCGCGGGACGGCTCGCCGTGTGGGCGGCGCACGACGGGGAGCGGGTGCTGGGCACCGTGAGCCTGGCCTTCCCCGGCAAGCCGAACAGCCGTCACCGCGCCGAACTCGTCAAGCTCATGGTGCACCGGGACGCCCGCGGCCGTGGCCTCGGACGCAGGCTCCTGGCCACGGCGGAGGGCGCTGCCACCGAGGCCGGCGTCACCCTGTTGCACCTGGACACCGAGACCGGCAGCCCCGCCGAGCAGCTGTACCGGTCCGCCGGCTGGACCGCGATCGGCGCGATCCCCGACTACGCGGCGAGCCCCGGCGGAGAGCTGCGACCGACGACGATCTACTACAAGCACGTACCGGCAACCACTCTCACCAGGTGA
- a CDS encoding sensor histidine kinase → MSHIRPPAARADRREGGRHGRPAARTAPALPETHIRPQLLRLAVLPPVAVALSGCAAVLFTVRSTGARPGPTLWAVLAGAVSVTLVGIVVAAVAANRAARSVHDRIGLLRRTTARREADLRGLVESLRRGDGPPQLGPQPGQRGGPAEGADDFELLAADLTRAHDASVTAVVQASQLSSQAGSEQKLEVFVNLARRLQSLVHREISILDELENEMEDPDVLKGLFHVDHLATRIRRHAENLAVLGGAVSRRQWSNPVSMTEVLRSAIAEVEQYSRVKLVPPIDGTLRGHAVADVIHLLAELVENATVFSAPQTQVLLRANLVTSGLAVEVEDRGLGMPLEEQTRMNALLADPDQVNVARLLADGRIGLFVVSQLARRHGITVRLQSNIYGGVQAVLVVPQALLGAEAGAPGGAGQPQSEAGGTDRPAVPLREARQHGQSAVGGGDGAGPVSGASAVYGFPSGADTASQAPPSAAPAASRAHRQEAEPASGASPRSGRPAPLPVRGTHRERPNPADARPGISPGDRRILAENVTTPPTPRNGAVRGTMGKPQLPRRRAQEHIAPQLRDGPTPRQDSDHLVGHDPGLMAAFQRGISLAEAQQHMEAGNMEWGDMEQSTRMESSTHIEPGHMEPTHTESTHMESTHVGSAHVKPPRREPARRDPAHRDPIPMEPVHTESLPTVDAARITEARGVRDGVTASRPDHTTTRHDGSAPAG, encoded by the coding sequence ATGTCTCACATCCGCCCCCCGGCCGCACGCGCAGACCGCCGTGAGGGCGGGCGGCACGGGCGGCCGGCCGCCCGCACCGCACCCGCGCTGCCCGAGACCCATATACGGCCCCAGCTGCTGCGTCTCGCCGTGCTGCCGCCCGTCGCCGTCGCCCTCAGCGGCTGTGCCGCCGTCCTCTTCACCGTCCGGTCCACCGGAGCCCGGCCGGGGCCGACGCTGTGGGCCGTGCTCGCCGGGGCGGTCTCGGTGACCCTCGTCGGCATCGTCGTCGCCGCGGTGGCCGCCAACCGGGCCGCCCGGTCCGTGCACGACCGCATCGGCCTCCTGCGCCGCACCACCGCACGGCGCGAGGCCGACCTGCGCGGCCTGGTCGAGTCGCTGCGCCGCGGCGACGGACCGCCGCAGCTCGGTCCACAGCCCGGTCAGCGCGGTGGTCCCGCCGAGGGCGCCGACGACTTCGAGCTCCTCGCCGCCGACCTGACCCGTGCGCACGACGCCTCCGTCACCGCCGTCGTCCAGGCCTCGCAGCTCTCCAGCCAGGCGGGCAGCGAACAGAAGCTCGAGGTGTTCGTCAACCTCGCCCGGCGCCTGCAGTCGCTGGTGCACCGCGAGATCTCCATCCTCGACGAGCTGGAGAACGAGATGGAGGACCCCGACGTGCTCAAGGGGCTCTTCCACGTCGACCACCTCGCCACCCGCATCCGCCGCCACGCCGAGAACCTCGCCGTGCTCGGCGGGGCCGTGTCCCGCCGTCAGTGGAGCAACCCGGTCTCCATGACCGAGGTGCTGCGCTCGGCCATCGCCGAGGTCGAGCAGTACTCGCGGGTCAAGCTCGTGCCGCCGATCGACGGCACCCTGCGCGGACACGCCGTGGCCGACGTCATCCACCTGCTGGCCGAACTCGTCGAGAACGCGACGGTGTTCTCCGCCCCGCAGACCCAGGTGCTGCTGCGCGCCAACCTCGTCACCTCCGGGCTCGCCGTCGAGGTCGAGGACCGTGGGCTGGGCATGCCCCTGGAGGAGCAGACGCGGATGAACGCCCTGCTCGCCGACCCGGACCAGGTGAACGTCGCCCGGCTCCTCGCGGACGGCCGCATCGGGTTGTTCGTCGTCTCGCAGCTGGCCAGGCGGCACGGCATCACCGTCCGCCTGCAGAGCAACATCTACGGCGGAGTGCAGGCGGTGCTCGTGGTGCCGCAGGCCCTGCTCGGCGCGGAGGCGGGCGCGCCCGGAGGTGCTGGGCAGCCGCAGAGCGAGGCGGGCGGCACGGATCGTCCGGCCGTACCGCTGCGGGAGGCCCGGCAGCACGGGCAGTCCGCGGTCGGGGGAGGAGACGGAGCCGGGCCCGTGTCAGGGGCCTCGGCGGTGTACGGATTCCCGTCCGGGGCTGATACCGCGTCCCAAGCACCGCCGTCGGCCGCGCCCGCCGCATCCCGGGCGCACCGGCAGGAGGCCGAACCGGCCTCGGGCGCAAGCCCGCGGAGCGGCCGGCCCGCGCCCCTGCCCGTGCGCGGGACCCATCGGGAGCGGCCCAACCCGGCCGACGCGAGGCCCGGTATCAGCCCCGGCGACCGGCGCATCCTCGCCGAGAACGTGACCACGCCGCCCACCCCGCGCAACGGCGCTGTGCGCGGCACCATGGGCAAGCCCCAACTGCCCCGCCGCCGCGCCCAGGAGCACATCGCACCCCAGCTGCGCGACGGTCCGACGCCGCGCCAGGACTCCGACCACCTCGTCGGCCACGACCCCGGCCTGATGGCGGCCTTCCAGCGTGGCATCAGCCTCGCCGAGGCCCAACAGCACATGGAGGCCGGGAACATGGAGTGGGGCGACATGGAGCAGTCGACGCGCATGGAGTCGTCGACGCACATCGAGCCCGGCCACATGGAGCCGACGCACACGGAGTCGACGCACATGGAGTCGACACACGTGGGGTCCGCACATGTGAAGCCGCCCCGCAGGGAGCCCGCACGCAGGGATCCCGCACACAGGGACCCGATCCCCATGGAGCCGGTGCACACCGAGTCCCTCCCCACTGTGGACGCAGCCCGTATAACCGAGGCGCGCGGCGTCCGGGACGGTGTGACCGCGTCCCGCCCCGACCACACCACCACCCGGCACGACGGGAGCGCACCCGCCGGATGA
- a CDS encoding helix-turn-helix domain-containing protein, with the protein MRSDDTDAVDVRLGARLAELRTEHGYSLGELADRSGVSRSTLSRAERAEISPTASLLNRLCAVYGRTMSQLLSEVEAEPAPVLRAADQPVWQDQASGFVRRSVSPPHAALRGELVEGRLAPGADIAYDRPPVTGLEQHIWVLEGALDVTAQDTEHHLGAGDCLRMRVWGPTRFRCAAPEGVRYLLAVVRP; encoded by the coding sequence ATGAGAAGTGACGACACGGACGCGGTCGACGTCCGGCTGGGCGCCCGCCTGGCCGAGCTGCGGACCGAACACGGCTATTCGCTGGGCGAGTTGGCCGACCGCAGCGGAGTGAGCCGCTCCACCCTGTCCCGGGCCGAGCGGGCGGAGATCAGCCCCACGGCCTCCCTCCTGAACCGCCTGTGTGCCGTCTACGGGCGCACCATGTCCCAACTGCTCAGCGAGGTCGAGGCCGAGCCGGCGCCGGTGCTGCGGGCCGCCGACCAGCCCGTCTGGCAGGACCAGGCCTCCGGCTTCGTACGGCGATCCGTGTCACCGCCGCACGCCGCCCTGCGCGGCGAACTCGTCGAGGGACGCCTCGCGCCCGGCGCCGACATCGCCTACGACCGTCCGCCCGTCACCGGCCTTGAGCAGCACATCTGGGTCCTGGAAGGGGCCCTCGACGTGACCGCGCAGGACACCGAACACCACCTCGGCGCCGGCGACTGCCTGCGCATGCGCGTGTGGGGCCCGACCCGGTTCCGCTGCGCCGCTCCCGAGGGCGTGCGGTATCTGCTGGCGGTGGTGCGGCCGTGA
- a CDS encoding GAF domain-containing protein, with translation MSYDPPRPAGRLLLTPEDKEAPARAGRLRLLGLGERPEPALDAFAHGLAELTGAPYAMVNFPDERGQFYAGLCVPTVAPVVRSDGTSHTVGRTLPRDHGFCPHVVARRKALVLDDVHDYPRFAGNPVVDEFGIRSYLGAPLIDGTGLVLGTVSVADVGPRPWGKPGLTAIKEHAAQLVVQLEGWDGRLPY, from the coding sequence ATGAGCTACGACCCGCCGCGCCCGGCCGGTCGTCTGCTGCTCACACCCGAGGACAAGGAGGCCCCCGCCAGAGCCGGCCGACTGCGCCTGCTGGGTCTGGGGGAGCGCCCCGAACCCGCACTCGACGCCTTCGCGCACGGCCTCGCCGAGCTCACCGGGGCGCCGTACGCCATGGTCAACTTCCCGGACGAGCGGGGCCAGTTCTACGCAGGTCTGTGTGTTCCGACCGTCGCGCCGGTGGTGCGGAGCGACGGCACCAGCCACACGGTGGGCCGTACTCTGCCCCGCGACCATGGTTTCTGCCCCCATGTGGTGGCGCGACGCAAGGCCCTGGTCCTGGATGACGTCCACGACTATCCGCGGTTCGCGGGCAATCCGGTGGTCGACGAGTTCGGTATCCGCTCCTATCTGGGAGCACCGCTCATCGACGGTACGGGCCTGGTACTGGGCACGGTCAGCGTCGCCGACGTCGGGCCCCGGCCGTGGGGGAAGCCGGGCCTGACCGCCATCAAGGAACACGCCGCGCAGCTCGTCGTACAGCTGGAGGGCTGGGACGGCCGGCTGCCCTACTGA
- a CDS encoding MBL fold metallo-hydrolase, whose product MAGFRSLSSGLRSLQPGAFGADPSGERMARIRRSPHFKDGVFQNPGGPARTRPSGSTLDFAKVFFDKETRPRRAPKGTVPVHATTLADIARPPATGLRLTWMGHSSVLAEIDGRRVLFDPVWGERCSPFPFAGPKRLHPVPLPLAALGPVDVVVISHDHYDHLDMPTIKALAGTDTLFAVPLGVGAHLEHWGVSAGRLRELDWHETTKVGGLTLTATPARHFCGRGLRNTQHTLWASWVIAGEEHRIYHSGDTGYFDGFKEIGAEHGPFDATMIQIGAYSDFWPDIHMTPDEGMRAHLDLQGGPDHGPMLPIHWATFNLATHPWAEPGEGTLAAARAVGARIALPRPGEPFEPTAGAVPSEPWWRGVALAPTGGFPAGEALADATIRTASNAAAVAQADTLSDDKGKAAKGSEDPETLPAG is encoded by the coding sequence GTGGCCGGTTTCCGTTCCCTGAGCTCCGGGCTCCGCTCGCTCCAGCCCGGGGCGTTCGGCGCGGACCCGAGCGGTGAGCGCATGGCGCGCATCCGCAGATCGCCCCACTTCAAGGACGGGGTCTTCCAGAACCCCGGAGGTCCCGCGCGGACCCGGCCCTCGGGCTCCACCCTGGACTTCGCCAAGGTCTTCTTCGACAAGGAGACCCGGCCCCGCCGCGCCCCGAAGGGCACGGTGCCGGTGCACGCCACCACCCTCGCCGACATCGCCCGGCCCCCGGCCACGGGGCTGCGGCTGACCTGGATGGGGCACTCCAGCGTGCTCGCGGAGATCGACGGCCGGCGCGTGCTGTTCGACCCGGTGTGGGGCGAGCGCTGCTCCCCGTTCCCGTTCGCCGGCCCGAAGCGGCTGCACCCGGTGCCCCTGCCGCTGGCCGCGCTCGGCCCGGTCGACGTCGTGGTCATCTCGCACGACCACTACGACCACCTGGACATGCCCACGATCAAGGCCCTGGCGGGCACGGACACGCTGTTCGCCGTGCCGCTCGGTGTCGGGGCGCATCTGGAGCACTGGGGCGTGTCCGCCGGCCGGCTGCGCGAACTGGACTGGCACGAGACCACGAAGGTCGGCGGCCTCACCCTGACCGCCACTCCGGCCCGGCACTTCTGCGGCCGAGGACTGCGCAACACCCAGCACACCCTGTGGGCCTCCTGGGTTATCGCCGGCGAGGAGCACCGGATCTACCACAGCGGCGACACCGGCTACTTCGACGGTTTCAAGGAGATCGGCGCCGAGCACGGGCCGTTCGACGCCACGATGATCCAGATCGGCGCGTACTCCGACTTCTGGCCCGACATCCACATGACCCCCGACGAGGGCATGCGCGCCCACCTCGACCTCCAGGGCGGACCGGACCACGGCCCGATGCTGCCGATCCACTGGGCCACCTTCAACCTGGCGACCCATCCGTGGGCCGAGCCCGGCGAGGGCACGCTCGCGGCCGCCCGTGCCGTGGGTGCCCGTATCGCCCTGCCCCGCCCCGGTGAACCCTTCGAGCCCACGGCCGGGGCCGTCCCGTCCGAGCCGTGGTGGCGTGGGGTGGCGCTCGCCCCGACGGGTGGCTTTCCGGCCGGCGAAGCCCTCGCCGACGCCACGATCAGGACCGCGTCGAACGCGGCAGCCGTGGCCCAGGCCGATACGTTGAGTGACGACAAGGGCAAGGCGGCCAAGGGCTCGGAGGACCCCGAAACGCTTCCGGCGGGCTGA